A window of the Lolium perenne isolate Kyuss_39 chromosome 7, Kyuss_2.0, whole genome shotgun sequence genome harbors these coding sequences:
- the LOC127324041 gene encoding expansin-A17-like has protein sequence MGAPGGFRRTARATKTDRPEHGHESGDRRRGGPDGGGSPDRRQLNSAVLFATAVESTATAAPVESASPVTSAESTAGAAPIKSASAAPSESAATPVESAAVDSKSEQLRGLPSVWRFWQCPLGGACGYSGSDIAKLYSTRTAALSTPMFSDGDGCGRCYEIQCVKSKWCTKGSPSIIITGTNLCPPNQNKPNDNGGWCNPPRQHFDLAPPSFKTLADKVAGIIPVQFRRVPCQRSGGVRFCVKGNNNWLLLHVMNVAGGGDISEMAVKMAGGDWVQMSQNWGITYQAYAAMDKSKALTVRIIGGSSPQQTIIVADAIPASWSTGLCYQGSNNFW, from the exons ATGGGTGCTCCAGGAGGGTTCCGGAG GACGGCCAGGGCGACGAAAACCGATCGGCCGGAGCATGGCCACGAATCGGGCGACCGTCGTCGCGGTGGTCCTGATGGCGGCGGCTCACCTGACAGGCGCCAGCTTAACTCAGCAGTACTATTCGCCACCGCAGTCgagtccaccgccaccgccgccccagTCGAGTCCGCCTCCCCCGTCACCTCAGCCGAGTCCACCGCCGGCGCCGCCCCAATCAAGTCCGCCTCCGCTGCCCCAAGCGAGTCCGCCGCCACGCCAGTCGAGTCCGCCGCCGTCGACTCCAAGTCCGAGCAGTTACGGGGGCTTCCAAGCGTCTG GAGATTCTGGCAATGCCCGTTAG GCGGTGCGTGCGGGTATAGTGGCAGTGACATCGCGAAGCTCTATTCAACGAGAACGGCGGCCCTCAGCACGCCGATGTTCTCCGATGGTGATGGGTGTGGGCGGTGCTACGAGATCCAGTGTGTCAAGTCCAAGTGGTGCACTAAGGGCTCCCCTTCCATCATCATCACAGGCACCAACCTCTGCCCGCCCAACCAGAACAAGCCTAACGACAATGGTGGCTGGTGCAATCCTCCGCGACAACACTTTGATTTGGCGCCTCCATCCTTCAAAACACTTGCTGACAAGGTCGCCGGCATCATCCCTGTCCAATTCCGCCGTGTCCCCTGCCAGAGGTCTGGCGGAGTCAGGTTCTGCGTCAAgggaaacaacaactggctcctaCTCCACGTCATGAATGTCGCCGGTGGCGGTGATATTAGCGAGATGGCTGTCAAGATGGCCGGTGGTGACTGGGTACAGATGTCGCAGAATTGGGGCATCACATATCAGGCATACGCCGCGATGGACAAATCCAAGGCCCTCACTGTTAGGATCATCGGTGGCTCCTCGCCGCAACAGACCATCATAGTCGCTGACGCCATCCCCGCAAGTTGGTCTACTGGACTCTGCTACCAAGGATCAAATAACTTCTGGTGA